From a single Cyprinus carpio isolate SPL01 chromosome A3, ASM1834038v1, whole genome shotgun sequence genomic region:
- the LOC109054792 gene encoding uncharacterized protein LOC109054792 — protein sequence MATERTEALLERTDPSFLKSCNTTEVQETGEGEIMAPYLMDCRRKQKHVFRQLCVVDDMIQLLAGLESVDQLLNEPCPRNPGNEARSAWKALKAEYLERVQEVEGLISTLRVRTEELQGKRKTLETLLSTLQIKKEECKEKERITAKRNQRAEKQISFQLEDSLQAAQNAMNVCDLRLSKLKDEVEKQHARISDWTILRDGLQTLVTVTHRNMQYRLLSVSSSELCLELLPRAAEKSLEPLRVSITMTTSDEFHLQVFQGTAGLVEEAVDGRFRQVSAALVEVMERYISQGEMLSEIQALHSRFAIDWCPAEKLLIFLKTATTVCHLRVEEGYPSHGRATLLSVRKDGNLLDITDLQPPVQHPVLTEWLEFLSSSPNI from the exons atggCGACGGAGAGAACAGAAGC GCTTCTGGAAAGGACTGACCCCTCCTTCCTGAAATCATGCAACACCACCGAAGTGCAGGAAACAGGAGAGGGAGAAATTATGGCTCCTTATCTGATG GACTGCAGGCGGAAACAGAAGCATGTATTCAGACAGCTGTGTGTGGTGGATGACATGATCCAGCTGCTGGCAGGTCTGGAGTCGGTGGATCAGCTGCTGAATGAGCCATGTCCCCGAAACCCAG GTAATGAAGCTCGTTCTGCATGGAAGGCATTAAAGGCTGAATATCTGGAGAGAGTTCAGGAGGTGGAGGGGCTGATCAGCACTCTCCGGGTTCGCACGGAAGAGCTTCAGGGTAAACGGAAGACACTGGAGACCCTGCTGTCCACTCTgcagataaag AAAGAGGAGTGCAAAGAGAAGGAGAGAATCACAGCTAAACGAAATCAGAGAGCTGAG aaacagatcAGCTTTCAGTTGGAAGATTCTCTCCAGGCAGCCCAAAACGCTATGAATGTGTGTGATTTGCGGCTTTCTAAGCTCAAGGATGAGGTTGAAAAACAGCATGCTCGGATTAGTGACTGGACAATATTAAGAGACGG GCTGCAGACCTTGGTCACAGTGACTCACAGAAACATGCAGTACAGGCTGCTGTCAGTCAGTTCCTCTGAGCTGTGCCTCGAGCTCTTGCCTCGTGCTGCTGAAAAATCACTTGAACCCCTGCGTGTGTCCATCACCATGACAACCAGCGATGAATTTCATCTTCAG GTGTTTCAGGGAACTGCTGGTCTTGTAGAGGAGGCGGTGGATGGGCGTTTTCGGCAAGTGAGCGCCGCCCTTGTGGAGGTGATGGAGCGGTACATAAGTCAAGGAGAGATGCTGTCTGAGATACAGGCTCTGCACTCCAG GTTTGCGATAGATTGGTGTCCTGCTGAAAAGCTTCTGATCTTTCTCAAGACTGCGACCACCGTATGTCACCTGAGGGTTGAGGAGGGGTACCCTTCACACGGCAGAGCTACTCTCCTGTCTGTGAGGAAAGACGGCAATCTGCTAGATATCACCGATCTACAG CCTCCAGTGCAACATCCTGTTCTGACAGAGTGGCTTGAGTTTCTCTCCTCCAGTCCGAACATCTGA